The following are encoded in a window of Paenibacillaceae bacterium GAS479 genomic DNA:
- a CDS encoding 3-oxoacyl-[acyl-carrier-protein] synthase II produces MKERKAVITGIGCVTPIGTGVEGLWEGLRRGESAVGPIDRFVPEGLKSRIAAQVRDFDPGHYMDRKRAHRTDRYSQLALASGRLALQHAGLDPSQLDGDRTGVFMGSALGGIAYAEEQCSQFMNGGYRSVSPTLGFSVFGGASSCNMAMEFGFTGPNETNSMSCASGAVAIGRALQAIRRGEADTMLAGGSEAPLSPLSFGAFDLLRAMSTRNEEPGSASRPFDRSRDGFVMGEGAAVLVIEEEGHAKARGARILAELSGFGASNDAHHMSAPLPCGTQAQRAMRLALSDADMLQEEVGYVNAHGSSTPLNDVTESRVIRSVFGNRPVAVSGTKGLYGHPLGASGAIEAAITALALSRGWLPPTANLQDPDEAAELDLVTGTGRDAKLNAALSNSYGFGGINATLAFRRR; encoded by the coding sequence CCGATCGGCACAGGTGTTGAAGGGTTATGGGAAGGGCTGCGCCGCGGCGAGAGCGCGGTTGGACCCATTGACCGATTCGTGCCAGAGGGTCTAAAAAGTCGGATCGCCGCTCAAGTACGCGACTTTGATCCGGGACATTATATGGACCGCAAGCGGGCGCATCGCACCGACCGCTACTCTCAACTCGCCCTCGCCTCAGGACGGCTCGCGCTGCAACACGCCGGCCTTGATCCGTCACAGCTGGACGGCGACCGGACTGGCGTGTTCATGGGCAGTGCGCTTGGCGGCATCGCTTATGCCGAGGAGCAATGCAGCCAATTCATGAACGGAGGCTACCGCAGCGTATCGCCAACACTCGGTTTTTCCGTGTTTGGCGGCGCTTCTTCTTGCAATATGGCGATGGAGTTCGGCTTTACTGGGCCGAACGAGACGAATTCGATGAGCTGCGCTTCTGGAGCGGTGGCGATCGGACGGGCGCTGCAGGCGATCCGTCGTGGCGAAGCGGACACGATGCTGGCCGGCGGCTCGGAGGCGCCTTTGTCGCCGCTGTCGTTCGGAGCCTTCGATCTGCTGCGCGCCATGTCAACACGCAACGAGGAGCCGGGCTCGGCAAGTCGGCCGTTCGACCGCAGCCGTGACGGCTTTGTGATGGGCGAGGGGGCGGCGGTACTCGTCATCGAGGAGGAGGGCCATGCCAAAGCGAGAGGCGCGCGCATTCTTGCCGAGCTGAGTGGTTTTGGCGCGAGCAATGACGCGCATCATATGAGCGCGCCATTGCCTTGCGGTACTCAAGCGCAGCGGGCGATGCGGCTCGCCTTGAGCGATGCGGATATGCTGCAGGAGGAGGTCGGTTATGTGAATGCGCATGGCTCCTCGACGCCGCTCAACGATGTGACGGAATCGCGGGTCATCCGCAGCGTGTTTGGCAACCGTCCTGTCGCCGTTAGCGGCACAAAAGGATTATACGGCCATCCGCTTGGAGCGTCAGGTGCGATTGAAGCGGCGATTACCGCTCTTGCCTTGTCGCGCGGCTGGCTGCCGCCGACCGCGAATTTGCAAGATCCCGACGAGGCGGCGGAGCTTGATCTGGTCACTGGCACAGGGAGGGACGCCAAACTGAACGCGGCGCTTTCCAATTCGTACGGCTTTGGCGGAATCAACGCCACGCTTGCTTTTCGGCGGCGGTAG